The following are encoded in a window of Kaistia algarum genomic DNA:
- a CDS encoding ABC transporter substrate-binding protein, with protein sequence MTIRSLKAAGVALTLSVAASTGALAAPSCGTDPVTLSAYFETGFPLPGKLAEAFSKEFPNVKFDIKEDQFANLMENTPRLLAGDAPPDLVRLPSMSDLVANELLKNLDGYYTDFGWDQFPASQLIQLRVEPEGRPRGTGSLYAMGLNYSMTGVFYNKELAAKIGMTAAPTTLAELDALLAKAKAAGITPIIQFNKTNGGLAFPLQDLMGAYGPPEPVNDWIFQKEGATIDTPSNLKAAEHLEDWVKAGYFAPDTNAIDYFAMMSGFLKGDGLFMFNGDWESGNLDKQLPGKVGFFLMPPAEAGGRHAAMSAPLTYGIGAKSPHADCAAFFLNWVATDPEARKINVEVGGSNPGGPTSLPIPAVAPGSVTEATLAAGSVIAKENGAMDFIANATGAIFSAGWTPELQKLVGGKQTADGLLKAVQKEYEQELSR encoded by the coding sequence TTGACCATCAGATCGCTAAAAGCAGCCGGCGTGGCACTGACGCTGTCGGTTGCAGCCTCGACCGGGGCGCTGGCCGCACCGAGCTGCGGCACGGACCCGGTCACGCTCAGCGCCTATTTCGAGACGGGCTTCCCCTTGCCCGGCAAGCTGGCCGAGGCCTTCTCGAAGGAGTTCCCGAACGTCAAGTTCGACATCAAGGAAGACCAGTTCGCCAATCTGATGGAGAACACGCCGCGCCTCCTGGCCGGCGATGCGCCGCCGGATCTCGTGCGGCTGCCCAGCATGAGCGACCTCGTCGCCAACGAGCTGTTGAAGAACCTCGACGGCTACTACACCGATTTCGGCTGGGACCAGTTCCCGGCCTCGCAGTTGATCCAGCTTCGCGTCGAGCCGGAAGGACGCCCGCGCGGCACCGGTTCGCTCTATGCAATGGGACTCAACTATTCGATGACCGGCGTCTTCTACAACAAGGAGCTAGCCGCCAAGATCGGCATGACGGCAGCACCGACGACGCTCGCCGAGCTCGACGCGCTCCTCGCCAAGGCCAAGGCGGCCGGCATCACGCCGATCATCCAGTTCAACAAGACCAATGGCGGTCTCGCCTTCCCGCTGCAGGACCTGATGGGCGCCTATGGTCCGCCGGAGCCGGTCAATGACTGGATCTTCCAGAAGGAAGGCGCCACCATCGATACGCCTTCCAATCTCAAGGCGGCCGAGCATCTCGAAGACTGGGTCAAGGCGGGCTATTTCGCGCCCGACACCAACGCGATCGACTATTTCGCGATGATGAGCGGCTTCCTGAAGGGCGACGGCCTCTTCATGTTCAACGGCGACTGGGAATCGGGCAATCTCGACAAACAGCTGCCCGGCAAGGTCGGCTTCTTCCTGATGCCGCCGGCCGAGGCGGGCGGGCGGCATGCCGCCATGTCCGCGCCGCTCACCTACGGCATCGGCGCTAAGTCGCCCCATGCCGATTGTGCCGCCTTCTTCCTGAACTGGGTGGCGACCGATCCGGAAGCGCGCAAGATCAATGTCGAGGTCGGCGGCTCCAACCCCGGCGGCCCGACCTCGCTACCGATCCCGGCGGTGGCGCCCGGATCGGTGACCGAGGCAACGCTGGCCGCCGGCTCCGTCATCGCCAAGGAGAACGGCGCGATGGACTTCATCGCCAACGCGACCGGCGCGATCTTCTCGGCCGGCTGGACGCCGGAACTGCAGAAGCTCGTCGGCGGCAAGCAGACGGCCGACGGGCTGCTGAAGGCCGTCCAGAAGGAATATGAGCAGGAACTCTCGCGTTGA
- a CDS encoding substrate-binding domain-containing protein has protein sequence MTRTKWIAAAAIGTLLLAGSAAAADKKVIAVSIPAADHGWTAGVVYHAQAAAKEINAAFPDIEVIVKTSPSATAQVSALEDLSAGRKLSALVILPHTSEELTMPVKAVKDSGAFITVVDRGLNDPAIQDLYVAGDNIAVGKNTAKFLVDKLGGKGNLVVLRGIPTVIDDERIKGFQDGIAGTDLKILDIQYANWNSDEAFKLMQDYLAKYPQIDAVWANDDDMLLGVLEAIKESGRTDIKFALGGNGMKEIVKKVIDGDAMTPVETPYPPSMIKTAIYLTAANLSGHAPVRGNVKLDAPLITQANAAEFYFPDSPF, from the coding sequence ATGACCCGTACGAAATGGATCGCCGCCGCGGCGATCGGTACCCTGCTGCTGGCCGGCTCCGCCGCCGCCGCCGACAAGAAGGTGATCGCTGTTTCGATCCCCGCCGCCGACCATGGCTGGACGGCCGGCGTCGTCTATCATGCCCAGGCCGCAGCCAAGGAGATCAACGCCGCATTCCCGGACATCGAAGTTATCGTCAAGACCTCGCCATCGGCAACGGCACAGGTGAGCGCGCTTGAGGATCTCTCCGCCGGCCGCAAGCTTTCCGCGCTGGTGATCCTTCCCCACACCTCGGAAGAGCTGACCATGCCGGTCAAGGCGGTGAAGGACAGCGGCGCCTTCATCACCGTCGTTGATCGTGGCCTCAACGACCCGGCGATCCAGGATCTCTATGTCGCCGGCGACAACATCGCCGTCGGCAAGAACACGGCGAAGTTCCTCGTCGACAAGCTCGGCGGCAAGGGCAACCTCGTCGTCCTGCGCGGCATTCCGACCGTCATCGACGACGAGCGCATCAAAGGTTTCCAGGACGGGATCGCGGGCACCGATCTCAAGATCCTCGACATCCAATATGCCAATTGGAACAGCGACGAAGCCTTCAAGCTGATGCAGGACTATCTCGCCAAATATCCGCAGATCGACGCCGTCTGGGCCAATGACGACGACATGCTGCTCGGCGTGCTCGAAGCCATCAAGGAATCCGGCCGCACCGACATCAAGTTCGCGCTGGGCGGCAATGGCATGAAGGAGATCGTCAAGAAGGTGATCGACGGCGACGCCATGACGCCGGTCGAGACCCCCTACCCGCCGTCCATGATCAAGACCGCGATCTACCTGACCGCAGCCAATCTCTCCGGCCATGCGCCGGTGCGCGGCAACGTCAAGCTCGACGCGCCGCTGATCACGCAGGCGAACGCGGCGGAATTCTATTTCCCCGATTCCCCGTTCTAG
- a CDS encoding carbohydrate ABC transporter permease: protein MSDALPNRNTQRRAEGLPPQPGVKRRVPNGRDRRNGFVAALFIAPALAMYTAFVVVPLGMSVFYSLQRWDGIGRLRFVGLKNYLIVLTDPDLIQIIGNAFNLILYFTLIPIALGLAVASVIRGHMSGPFGTITRTVLFLPQVIPLVAAGIAWSWMFASTGLVNQLLTAVGLGSLARGWLGDFTFALPAVGMIGAWVLLGLCTMLLVTGIAKIDASIYEAAELDGAGKWQELIYITIPALRQEIGVCVTVTVIAALASFDIVYIATAGGPGISTMVPGLEIYRLAFAHRQVGLASALAIVLMVLVLVCVLPIQWFARPKR from the coding sequence TTGAGCGACGCGCTGCCCAACAGGAACACGCAGCGGCGGGCCGAAGGCCTGCCGCCGCAACCCGGCGTCAAGCGCCGCGTCCCGAATGGCCGCGACCGGCGGAACGGGTTCGTCGCCGCCCTATTCATCGCGCCAGCGCTGGCCATGTATACGGCTTTCGTGGTCGTGCCGCTCGGCATGTCCGTCTTCTATTCGCTGCAGCGCTGGGACGGCATCGGGCGCTTGCGCTTCGTCGGCCTCAAGAACTACCTCATCGTGCTGACCGATCCGGACCTCATCCAGATCATCGGCAATGCGTTCAACCTGATCCTCTATTTCACGCTGATCCCGATCGCGCTCGGGCTCGCCGTCGCCTCGGTCATTCGCGGCCACATGTCCGGCCCGTTCGGTACGATCACCCGCACGGTGCTGTTCCTGCCGCAGGTGATCCCGCTGGTGGCGGCCGGCATCGCCTGGAGCTGGATGTTCGCCTCGACGGGTCTCGTCAATCAGCTTCTGACTGCGGTCGGCCTCGGCTCGCTCGCGCGCGGCTGGCTCGGCGACTTCACCTTCGCGCTGCCAGCGGTCGGCATGATCGGCGCCTGGGTCCTGCTCGGCCTCTGCACCATGCTGCTGGTGACCGGCATCGCCAAAATCGACGCCAGCATCTATGAGGCAGCCGAACTCGACGGCGCCGGCAAATGGCAGGAGCTGATCTACATCACCATTCCCGCCCTCAGGCAGGAGATCGGCGTCTGCGTGACGGTGACCGTGATCGCGGCGCTGGCGAGCTTCGACATCGTCTACATCGCGACGGCCGGCGGGCCGGGCATCTCGACCATGGTTCCGGGCCTCGAGATCTATCGCCTCGCCTTCGCGCATCGCCAGGTCGGCCTCGCCTCGGCGCTGGCCATCGTGCTGATGGTGCTCGTCCTCGTCTGCGTCCTCCCCATCCAGTGGTTTGCACGGCCGAAACGATGA
- a CDS encoding serine hydrolase domain-containing protein, whose translation MTISIQGQFAPGFEPVAEAFADAFAGQPTMGAALAVRVKGERMVHLWAGTADERTGAPWQETTASVVFSCTKGLASILAARLVQEGRLDYEAPVARYWPEFAAAGKGEVLVKHLLSHKAGLSAPDVDATLDDILDWQTMVTRLAAQAPIWPLGSGHAYHALTHGWLAGELIRRVAGMSVGTFFAETIATPLSAAAWIGLPASERSRVAHLQVDPGLRDLWAAEAAKPVDGPVNWTYRAMTLGRALPAELVTSDGGFNDPRVQAAEIPGAGGIATADALATIWSATVTETNGIRLLEPATLALATAVQSEGAPVFPEPPPHARWGMGFQLDSEARRYLTARSFGHDGAGGQVTFADPDARIGFAYVTNWMIGPGDLRATRIIDALRGAV comes from the coding sequence ATGACGATTTCAATCCAAGGACAGTTCGCCCCCGGTTTCGAGCCGGTCGCCGAAGCCTTCGCGGATGCCTTCGCGGGCCAGCCGACGATGGGCGCGGCGTTGGCCGTTCGCGTCAAGGGCGAGCGCATGGTCCATCTCTGGGCCGGTACCGCCGACGAGCGCACGGGCGCGCCCTGGCAGGAGACGACCGCGTCGGTCGTCTTCTCCTGCACCAAGGGCCTCGCCTCGATCCTCGCCGCCCGCCTCGTGCAGGAAGGCCGTCTCGACTATGAGGCGCCGGTCGCACGCTATTGGCCGGAGTTCGCCGCCGCCGGCAAGGGCGAGGTCCTGGTCAAGCATCTCCTGTCGCACAAGGCCGGCCTATCGGCGCCCGATGTCGATGCGACACTCGACGACATCCTCGACTGGCAGACGATGGTGACGCGGCTCGCCGCCCAGGCGCCGATCTGGCCGCTCGGTTCGGGCCACGCCTATCATGCGCTCACGCATGGCTGGCTGGCGGGCGAACTCATTCGACGCGTCGCCGGCATGTCGGTCGGAACCTTCTTTGCCGAGACGATCGCCACGCCGCTGTCGGCCGCGGCTTGGATCGGACTGCCGGCAAGCGAGCGGAGCCGCGTCGCTCATCTCCAGGTCGATCCTGGCCTTCGCGACCTCTGGGCCGCCGAGGCGGCAAAGCCGGTCGATGGCCCGGTCAACTGGACCTATCGCGCGATGACGCTCGGCCGCGCTTTGCCGGCAGAACTCGTCACGTCCGATGGCGGCTTCAACGACCCACGGGTCCAGGCCGCGGAGATTCCGGGCGCCGGCGGCATCGCGACCGCCGATGCGCTGGCTACGATCTGGTCGGCAACCGTGACGGAAACGAATGGCATCCGCCTGCTCGAACCCGCCACGCTCGCGCTCGCGACGGCGGTCCAGTCCGAGGGCGCGCCGGTGTTCCCCGAGCCGCCGCCGCACGCCCGCTGGGGCATGGGCTTCCAGCTCGATTCCGAGGCGCGCCGCTATCTGACGGCGCGCAGCTTCGGCCATGACGGCGCCGGCGGGCAGGTCACCTTCGCCGATCCGGACGCGCGCATCGGCTTCGCCTACGTGACGAACTGGATGATCGGGCCGGGCGATCTCCGCGCGACGCGGATTATCGACGCCCTTCGCGGCGCGGTCTGA
- a CDS encoding LacI family DNA-binding transcriptional regulator: protein MSKKRVTLADVARLAGLSPTAASMILTGRPDTRLSAEAHARVHAAALELGYRPNLAARALRTDKTRTIAFISDVVATTRFANGLIRGTLEAADEAGHVVLVLETGGEPAREVQAIEAALDRQVDGFIFAAMRAREVFVPALPAATRVVMLNATSRHHPVCVLPDEFEAGGAAVRLLHDTGIRDGIALIGHNPAVEQGLFRSETVSRRLAGIRAELERLAIHFVAEESCWNWEAPHGYELVKGLLDRQTPLKALLCLNDRLAFGAYQALGEGGLRIPSDISVVSFDNDELAADLRPGLTTFALPHEQMGQEAVRLLLAENVEPGERLVPMAAVLRQSLWVAGKAD from the coding sequence TTGAGCAAGAAACGCGTCACGCTCGCCGATGTGGCTCGATTGGCGGGGCTGTCGCCGACCGCCGCCTCGATGATCCTGACCGGACGTCCGGATACGCGCCTTTCGGCCGAGGCGCACGCCCGCGTCCATGCCGCTGCGCTGGAACTCGGTTATCGGCCCAACCTCGCAGCGCGGGCGCTGCGCACCGACAAGACGCGGACGATCGCGTTCATTTCGGATGTCGTCGCCACCACGCGCTTCGCCAACGGCCTCATCCGCGGGACGCTGGAAGCTGCCGACGAGGCGGGCCATGTCGTGCTCGTGCTCGAAACCGGCGGCGAGCCTGCCCGTGAGGTTCAGGCGATCGAGGCGGCGCTCGACCGGCAGGTCGACGGCTTCATCTTCGCCGCTATGCGCGCGCGCGAGGTCTTCGTGCCGGCGCTTCCGGCGGCGACGCGCGTAGTGATGCTCAATGCCACCAGCCGTCATCATCCGGTCTGCGTCCTTCCCGATGAATTTGAGGCCGGCGGCGCTGCCGTGCGGCTGCTGCATGATACCGGCATTCGCGATGGCATTGCCCTGATCGGCCACAATCCGGCGGTGGAGCAGGGGCTGTTCCGCTCGGAAACCGTATCGCGACGTCTCGCAGGCATTCGAGCCGAGCTGGAACGGCTCGCGATCCACTTCGTGGCTGAGGAGAGCTGCTGGAACTGGGAAGCACCGCATGGCTACGAGCTGGTCAAGGGTCTGCTCGACCGGCAGACGCCCTTGAAGGCCTTGCTCTGCCTCAATGACCGCCTAGCCTTTGGCGCCTATCAGGCGCTGGGCGAGGGCGGGCTGCGCATCCCATCGGATATCTCGGTCGTGTCATTTGATAATGACGAGCTTGCCGCCGATCTGCGACCCGGCCTGACGACCTTCGCCCTACCACATGAGCAGATGGGGCAGGAGGCGGTGCGGCTGCTGCTTGCGGAAAACGTAGAGCCGGGCGAGCGGCTGGTGCCGATGGCCGCCGTCCTTCGCCAGTCGCTGTGGGTGGCCGGCAAGGCGGACTAA
- a CDS encoding DJ-1/PfpI family protein, whose translation MPGKKILMLTGEFTEEYEIFVYQQAMEAVGHTVHVVCPDKNAGDRIKTSLHDFEGDQTYTEKLGHYADINKTFSEAERQLDQYHAVYCAGGRGPEYIRTDKRVQAIVRHFHETQKPIFTICHGVQILIAVDGVVRGKKVAALGACEPEVTLAGGTYIDLSPTDAYVDGTMVSAKGWTALAAFIRECLKVLGTEIRHN comes from the coding sequence ATGCCCGGCAAGAAGATTCTGATGCTGACCGGTGAATTCACCGAGGAATACGAGATCTTCGTCTATCAGCAGGCGATGGAAGCGGTCGGCCATACGGTTCACGTCGTCTGCCCCGACAAGAATGCCGGCGACCGAATCAAGACGTCGCTGCATGATTTCGAAGGCGACCAGACCTATACCGAGAAGCTCGGCCACTATGCCGACATCAACAAGACCTTCTCGGAGGCCGAGCGCCAGCTCGATCAATATCACGCCGTCTACTGCGCCGGCGGCCGCGGTCCGGAATATATCCGCACCGACAAGCGCGTGCAGGCGATCGTGCGCCACTTCCACGAGACGCAGAAGCCGATCTTCACGATCTGCCACGGCGTGCAGATCCTGATCGCCGTCGATGGCGTCGTGCGCGGCAAGAAGGTGGCGGCGCTTGGCGCTTGCGAGCCAGAAGTCACGCTGGCCGGCGGAACCTATATCGACCTGTCGCCGACCGACGCCTATGTCGACGGCACGATGGTTTCGGCCAAGGGCTGGACGGCGCTGGCCGCGTTCATCCGCGAATGCCTGAAGGTCCTCGGGACCGAGATCCGCCACAACTGA
- a CDS encoding glycoside hydrolase family protein yields MAFSLDDHWVWDFWLADDGALFHMYFLHAPRALGNPDLRHRNARIGHATSSNLTDWSFHGRVFEPGDTGAFDETATWTGSVVRGPDGLWRMFYTGTRFLAPDAHPNVETVGVATSPDLFHWTKAPGPICRADPRWYETLGSSSWPEEAWRDPWVFPSADGTTWHMLVTARANHGDELDRGVIGHATSRDLERWEVQPPLSDTGAGFAHLEVPQVVTLAGGTYLLFSCDSAKLAGHRSGGKGGIWSVAADAAEGPYPIAAASLIAPERLYSARVIEDRNGRPVLLAFHNIQDDGSFAGGVSDPLPLVERDGTLQIETNA; encoded by the coding sequence ATGGCATTCTCGCTGGACGATCATTGGGTCTGGGATTTCTGGCTGGCCGACGACGGCGCCCTGTTCCACATGTACTTCCTGCATGCGCCGCGCGCGCTGGGCAATCCGGACCTGCGCCATCGCAATGCCCGGATCGGCCATGCGACATCGTCCAACCTCACCGACTGGAGCTTTCACGGACGCGTCTTCGAGCCCGGCGACACGGGCGCCTTCGACGAGACGGCGACCTGGACCGGCTCGGTCGTCCGCGGGCCGGACGGGCTGTGGCGCATGTTCTATACCGGCACGCGTTTCCTCGCGCCGGACGCCCATCCCAATGTCGAGACCGTCGGCGTCGCGACATCGCCCGACCTCTTTCATTGGACGAAGGCCCCCGGCCCGATCTGCCGCGCCGATCCGCGCTGGTACGAGACGCTCGGCAGTTCCTCCTGGCCGGAGGAAGCCTGGCGCGATCCCTGGGTGTTCCCATCCGCCGACGGGACAACCTGGCACATGCTGGTCACGGCGAGAGCCAATCACGGCGACGAACTCGACCGCGGCGTCATCGGCCACGCGACCTCACGCGATCTCGAACGCTGGGAGGTCCAGCCGCCCCTGAGCGACACCGGCGCCGGCTTCGCCCATCTCGAAGTGCCGCAGGTCGTGACGCTCGCGGGCGGGACATATCTGCTGTTCTCCTGCGACAGCGCCAAGCTGGCCGGCCATCGCAGCGGCGGCAAGGGAGGAATCTGGAGCGTCGCCGCCGATGCGGCAGAGGGCCCCTACCCCATCGCGGCGGCGAGCCTGATCGCGCCGGAGCGGCTCTACAGCGCGCGCGTCATCGAGGATCGGAACGGGCGACCCGTCCTGCTCGCCTTCCACAATATCCAGGACGATGGTTCATTCGCCGGCGGCGTCAGCGATCCGCTGCCGCTGGTCGAGCGCGACGGAACGCTGCAGATCGAGACCAACGCATGA
- a CDS encoding carbohydrate ABC transporter permease, translating to MIEAQSNKLLARFMLIALMAVTLLPFLSMFSAALAPSGTYPAGLQWPSDPQWGNFARAFELANMTKLLWSSSLIVLGVVPVSVLIATMAGFGLSRVDKGRGKWLYLIFVLGLTLPVEAVITPLYYEVKALGILNTRMALILPLIGLFMPFSVYWMRAHFLNVPQELGEAAEVDGASEWRQFWLIQVPIARPAIMSLSILLFLWTWNQFLLPVVLVQDPEQRTMAGALGAFQGQWGTDVPLLCAGALLILTPTVLLFLIFQRQFVAALLQGSVKG from the coding sequence ATGATCGAAGCACAGTCCAACAAGCTTCTCGCTCGCTTCATGCTGATCGCCCTGATGGCAGTGACGCTGCTGCCCTTCCTCAGCATGTTCTCAGCGGCGTTGGCACCCTCCGGCACTTATCCGGCCGGACTGCAATGGCCGTCGGACCCGCAATGGGGCAATTTCGCCCGCGCGTTCGAACTCGCCAACATGACGAAGCTGCTGTGGTCGAGTTCGCTGATCGTGCTCGGGGTCGTCCCCGTATCCGTGCTGATCGCGACCATGGCGGGATTCGGCCTGTCGCGTGTCGACAAGGGCCGCGGCAAGTGGCTCTACCTGATCTTCGTGCTCGGCCTCACATTGCCCGTCGAGGCCGTGATCACGCCCCTCTATTACGAGGTCAAGGCGCTCGGCATCCTCAATACACGGATGGCGCTCATCCTGCCGCTGATCGGCCTGTTCATGCCCTTCTCGGTCTATTGGATGCGGGCACATTTCCTGAACGTGCCGCAGGAACTCGGCGAAGCGGCCGAAGTCGACGGCGCGTCGGAATGGAGGCAGTTCTGGCTGATCCAGGTGCCGATCGCCCGGCCGGCGATCATGTCGCTGTCGATCCTCCTGTTCCTGTGGACCTGGAACCAGTTCCTTCTGCCGGTGGTCCTCGTGCAGGATCCCGAACAGCGGACGATGGCGGGCGCGCTCGGCGCCTTCCAGGGCCAGTGGGGCACCGACGTGCCGCTGCTCTGCGCCGGCGCGCTGCTGATCCTGACGCCGACGGTGCTCCTGTTCCTGATCTTCCAGCGCCAGTTCGTCGCCGCTCTGCTGCAGGGATCCGTGAAGGGCTGA
- a CDS encoding ABC transporter permease produces the protein MSAATQSTSPRREREFSFNWGDAGPFLALVVLLVIGFVINPDFLSVTNLSNVITRSAFIAIIAVGATFVISSGGLDLSVGSMAAFITGVTIMFMNSMVPTLGTGSVAAGMAVALLVGVACGLVNGLIVTVGKIEPFIATLGTMGIFRALITYLSDGGTIPIDRSLREAYRPVYFGTVAGIPIPILISLAVAAIGSFILYKTKYGRKCAAVGANADVARYSGISVIKTRTIAYLIQGACVAIAAICYVPRLGAATPTTGVLWELQVITAVVIGGTALRGGKGHIWGTVAGAVILELIANLMVLSDFVSEYLVAAVQGVIIIIAMLIQRFSK, from the coding sequence ATGAGTGCCGCAACCCAATCCACCTCGCCCCGGCGCGAGAGGGAATTCTCCTTCAACTGGGGCGATGCCGGTCCCTTTCTGGCGCTTGTCGTCCTGCTGGTCATCGGCTTCGTCATCAATCCCGATTTCCTGTCGGTCACCAACCTCAGCAATGTCATCACGCGCAGCGCCTTCATCGCGATCATCGCGGTCGGCGCCACCTTCGTGATCTCGTCCGGCGGGCTGGACCTTTCCGTCGGTTCGATGGCCGCCTTCATCACCGGCGTCACCATCATGTTCATGAATTCGATGGTGCCCACCCTCGGCACCGGGTCGGTCGCCGCCGGCATGGCGGTAGCGCTGCTCGTCGGCGTCGCCTGCGGCCTCGTCAATGGCCTCATCGTCACGGTCGGCAAGATCGAGCCCTTCATCGCGACGCTCGGGACGATGGGCATCTTCCGCGCGCTCATCACCTATCTGTCGGATGGCGGCACGATCCCGATCGACCGATCGCTGCGCGAGGCCTATCGCCCGGTCTATTTCGGCACGGTCGCGGGCATACCGATCCCGATCCTGATCTCGCTGGCCGTGGCCGCTATCGGCTCCTTCATTCTCTACAAGACCAAATATGGCCGCAAATGCGCCGCCGTTGGTGCGAACGCCGATGTTGCGCGCTATTCCGGCATCTCGGTCATCAAGACGCGGACGATCGCCTATCTGATCCAGGGCGCCTGCGTCGCGATCGCGGCCATCTGCTACGTGCCGCGCCTCGGCGCAGCCACGCCAACCACGGGCGTGCTCTGGGAACTGCAGGTCATCACCGCCGTCGTCATCGGCGGCACGGCGCTGCGCGGCGGCAAGGGCCATATCTGGGGCACCGTCGCCGGGGCAGTCATCCTCGAACTCATCGCCAATCTGATGGTGCTGTCGGACTTCGTCTCCGAGTACCTCGTCGCCGCCGTTCAGGGCGTCATCATCATAATCGCGATGCTCATCCAGCGCTTTTCGAAATAG